One Triticum dicoccoides isolate Atlit2015 ecotype Zavitan chromosome 4B, WEW_v2.0, whole genome shotgun sequence genomic window carries:
- the LOC119292068 gene encoding uncharacterized protein LOC119292068 — translation MGVIKIKLAVDRPGNRVLFADAGSDFVDVLLSFLTLPLSALQSCTTGASSSQGCLSNLCDSVDHLRNSSLLKVEACHGMLLMPARTNEFQLCKSTDNDLEISRLCKCSLVMARMLHVYEQVGCKETFVGGKERYVISDDMKIKPASTRTMLLLPQAFGSDGIGHAFEEVEVSVSGTQVLSMLNASLSSDTVLTDAFLSKGTDNHKAAHATVTPIIRQNIIPLDQDSAGSSPEWTIEVFYHTREKKVMYAKCNHEFVDMLLGFLTYPISCVIKNMGAGTCHLGRCFDNLYRSVTDLDDVGHLAGVLSNMMFLDPGIMPFDIFTNIRSYRALDCRCPKDDNKHYCWHPELVEGGNYVVGDDLLVHQTSAMSVMKHWCGIDKANVLEMGIAVGKQEAVALLRALLTSETALTDVFISRLEEMQIFVKFPWGKTITVQVVRSDTIATVKSRMKDKVSMPTGCRHKLLYASRYLRDSCTVSDYNITRESTITCEFHKLMPTAGQDEA, via the exons ATGGGCGTCATCAAGATCAAGCTCGCCGTGGACAGGCCGGGGAACCGTGTGTTGTTCGCTGACGCGGGCTCCGACTTCGTCGATGTCCTCCTATCCTTCCTCACTCTGCCGCTCTCTGCCCTCCAGTCCTGCACAACAGGTGCATCATCCTCGCAGGGATGCCTCTCCAACCTCTGCGATAGCGTCGACCACCTCAGAAACAGTAGCCTGCTGAAGGTTGAGGCCTGCCATGGCATGCTTCTCATGCCTGCTCGCACCAATGAGTTCCA GCTCTGCAAGTCAACTGACAATGACCTTGAGATTTCCAGGCTCTGCAAGTGTTCCCTAGTTATGGCTAGAATGTTGCATGTCTACGAGCAAGTAGGGTGCAAAGAGACGTTTGTAGGTGGCAAAGAACGGTATGTGATCAGTGATGACATGAAAATCAAGCCAGCATCCACCAGGACCATGCTATTGCTGCCTCAGGCCTTCGGTTCTGATGGTATTGGTCATGCCTTTGAGGAGGTCGAAGTGAGCGTCTCCGGGACACAA GTTTTATCCATGTTGAACGCCTCTCTTTCCTCAGACACCGTACTCACTGATGCATTTCTATCAAAGGGAACTGATAATCATAAGGCAGCTCATGCCACTGTGACACCGATCATCCGTCAGAATATTATTCCGTTGGACCAAGATTCTGCAGGTTCTTCACCAGAATGGACGATCGAGGTCTTTTACCACACCCGTGAAAAGAAGGTCATGTATGCCAAATGCAACCATGAGTTTGTCGACATGCTCCTCGGATTCTTGACTTACCCTATCAGCTGTGTGATCAAGAACATGGGGGCTGGCACTTGCCATCTTGGCAGGTGCTTCGACAATCTATACAGAAGCGTCACTGATCTCGACGATGTTGGGCACTTAGCAGGTGTTCTCTCCAATATGATGTTCCTTGATCCAGGCATTATGCCATTTGACATTTTTACCAACATCAGGTCATACCGGGCGCTTGACTGCCGGTGTCCGAAGGATGATAACAAACATTATTGCTGGCATCCTGAGCTTGTTGAGGGTGGGAACTATGTCGTCGGCGATGATCTACTTGTGCATCAGACCTCTGCCATGTCTGTGATGAAGCATTGGTGTGGGATAGACAAGGCTAACGTACTGGAGATGGGCATTGCTGTCGGGAAACAGGAG GCTGTTGCACTGCTGCGTGCTTTGCTGACTTCAGAGACGGCACTGACTGATGTGTTCATCAGCAGGCTGGAGGAGATGCAGATATTTGTCAAGTTCCCTTGGGGTAAGACCATAACCGTGCAGGTTGTGAGATCCGATACGATTGCCACCGTCAAGAGCAGGATGAAGGATAAGGTGTCGATGCCGACCGGATGTCGTCATAAATTGCTGTATGCTAGCAGATATCTTAGAGACTCGTGCACCGTTTCTGACTATAACATCACCAGAGAATCTACCATCACCTGTGAATTTCACAAGCTGATGCCTACAGCCGGTCAGGATGAAGCCTGA